One Elgaria multicarinata webbii isolate HBS135686 ecotype San Diego chromosome 7, rElgMul1.1.pri, whole genome shotgun sequence DNA window includes the following coding sequences:
- the LPCAT1 gene encoding lysophosphatidylcholine acyltransferase 1, translated as MTLTLFPIRLFFAAFMMLLAWPFAFIASMGSAEKELEKPLSWWRKVVDVLLKAIMRTMWLAGGFHWINVKGKQALPTEAAILTLAPHSSYFDAIPVTMTMASIVMKAESKDIPVWGTLIKFIRPVFVSRSDQDSRRKTVEEIRRRAQSNGKWPQIMIFPEGTCTNRSCLITFKPGAFIPGVPVQPVILRYPNKLDTITWTWQGPGALKILWLTLCQFHNFVEIEFLPVYVPSEEERKNPSLYANNVRRVMAKALGVPVTDYTFEDCQLALAEGQLRLPSNTCLLEFAKLVRSLGLKPEKLEKELDTYSESAKRMKGKRVSLKEFAEYLEVPVSDTLENMFALFDEKEDGLIDLREYVTALSVVCTPSKTLQTIQLAFEMYESASGALTEEDLTCILKTAMGVSDLNVSNLFRAINDKERGKITYDDFHRFAEVYPDFAEEYLYPDQMETPAPNGFCTDFSPEITEDRRNRLQKKLN; from the exons ATGACATTGACACTGTTCCCTATCCGACTGTTCTTTGCTGCTTTTATGATGTTGTTGGCCTGGCCTTTTGCATTCATCGCATCAATGGGATCTGCTGAGAAAGAACTAGAAAAGCCCCTCTCCTGGTGGCGAAA GGTTGTAGATGTCTTGCTGAAGGCAATCATGAGGACAATGTGGCTTGCTGGTGGATTCCATTGGATAAATGTGAAGGGCAAGCAGGCTTTGCCCACTGAAGCAGCAATATTGACTCTAGCTCCACATTCCTCATACTTTGATGCTATACCAGTAACAATGACCATGGCTTCCATTGTTATGAAAGCAGAAAGCAAAGACATTCCAGTTTGGGGAA CTCTAATCAAATTTATTCGACCCGTGTTTGTATCTCGATCGGATCAGGATTCCCGCAGAAAAACCGTTGAGGAGATAAGACGACGTGCTCAGTCTAATGGCAAATGGCCACAG ATAATGATATTTCCAGAAGGAACCTGCACTAATCGATCCTGTCTAATTACATTCAAGCCTG GAGCATTTATCCCTGGAGTGCCTGTCCAACCAGTGATTTTACGTTATCCAAACAAACTG GATACGATTACATGGACATGGCAAGGTCCAGGAGC GTTGAAAATTCTGTGGCTTACTTTATGTCAGTTTCATAATTTTGTGGAAATAGAG TTCTTGCCTGTGTATGTACCTtctgaagaagaaaggaaaaacccATCTTTGTATGCAAATAATGTGAGACGTGTAATGGCAAA GGCTTTGGGAGTTCCAGTAACAGACTATACTTTTGAAGACTGCCAACTGGCTTTGGCTGAAGGACAACTCCGCCTCCCTTCAAACACTTGTCTCTTAGAATTTGCAAAACTTGTAAGAAGTCTTGG ATTAAAGCCAGAGAAACTTGAAAAAGAACTTGATACATATTCAGAAAGTGCTAAGAGAATGAAAGGCAAAAGGGTCAGTCTCAAGGAGTTTGCTGAATACTTGGAAGTCCCAGTTTCTGACACATTAGAAAACATGTTTGCACTTTTTGATGAG AAGGAAGATGGTCTGATTGACTTACGAGAATATGTGACCGCTTTGTCAGTAGTCTGTACGCCATCCAAAACTTTGCAAACAATACAGTTGGCTTTTGAG ATGTATGAGTCAGCATCGGGAGCTCTAACAGAAGAAGATTTAACTTGCATTCTAAAGACTGCCATGGGTGTGTCAGACCTTAATGTGTCAAACCTTTTTAGAGCTATAAATGacaaagaaagagggaaaatTACATATG ATGATTTCCACAGATTTGCTGAAGTATATCCAGACTTTGCTGAGGAGTATCTATATCCTGACCAAATGGAGACTCCTGCCCCTAATGGCTTCTGTACAGACTTCAGCCCAGAAATTACTGAAGATAGGAGAAATCGCCTACAGAAGAAACTGAATTAA